A part of Pseudoalteromonas arctica A 37-1-2 genomic DNA contains:
- a CDS encoding antitoxin Xre/MbcA/ParS toxin-binding domain-containing protein: protein MHTSFRPHYNPDLLDVLSNRRINLNSNPLDEIDFLSQRLDISSIERLRCELNWDRETFLKVIGINTRDIGNYKKGGQLLNITVVENIVELAKVATVCLHYFGSVERWNRWLNQESIQFNNAPPLAVIHTIRGRELIKKMIVSLQNGYAA, encoded by the coding sequence ATGCATACTTCTTTTAGGCCTCATTATAATCCCGACCTTTTAGATGTGCTGAGCAATAGACGAATTAATCTTAATTCAAATCCTTTAGACGAAATCGATTTTTTAAGCCAGCGTTTGGATATCAGTAGCATTGAAAGATTGCGATGTGAATTAAACTGGGATAGAGAAACATTCCTTAAAGTGATCGGTATAAATACGCGGGACATTGGCAATTATAAAAAAGGTGGTCAACTTTTAAATATTACAGTCGTTGAAAATATTGTTGAGCTGGCCAAAGTAGCCACTGTGTGTCTTCATTACTTTGGAAGTGTTGAACGTTGGAATAGATGGTTAAATCAAGAGAGCATACAATTTAATAACGCACCGCCGCTTGCTGTTATTCATACAATCCGTGGTCGTGAATTAATAAAAAAAATGATTGTTAGTCTGCAAAATGGCTACGCAGCTTAA